A portion of the Pseudomonas koreensis genome contains these proteins:
- a CDS encoding D-2-hydroxyacid dehydrogenase family protein produces MTVQIAVIDDWQDVARDVVDWSVLDGIGEVTFVHDYPANNATLAERLGKYEVICVMRERTRFDADLLGRLPNLKLLVTGGMRNAALDMPAAAALGIKVCGTDSYKHAAPELTWALIMAATRGLVKEANALRAGQWQQGLGGDLHGKTLGILGLGSIGQRVAQFGQVFGMRVIAWSENLTAERAEQAGVTYVSKQQLFEQADVLSVHLVLSERSRNLVDAQALDWMKPTALLVNTARGPIVDEAALIKALQKRRIAGVALDVFEQEPLPALHPFRTLDNVLATPHVGYVSRQNYEQFFRQMIEDIQAWAAGEPMRLLN; encoded by the coding sequence ATGACGGTGCAGATTGCAGTGATCGATGATTGGCAGGACGTGGCCCGCGACGTGGTCGACTGGTCGGTGCTCGATGGGATCGGTGAAGTAACCTTTGTGCACGATTACCCGGCGAACAACGCCACGCTCGCTGAGCGCCTCGGCAAGTACGAGGTGATCTGCGTGATGCGCGAACGCACGCGTTTCGACGCCGACCTGCTGGGGCGTTTGCCCAATCTGAAATTGCTGGTCACCGGCGGCATGCGCAATGCCGCGCTGGACATGCCTGCAGCAGCGGCGCTGGGCATCAAGGTCTGCGGCACCGACAGTTACAAACACGCCGCGCCGGAGTTGACCTGGGCGCTGATCATGGCGGCCACCCGTGGTCTGGTGAAGGAAGCCAATGCCCTGCGCGCCGGCCAGTGGCAGCAGGGACTGGGCGGTGATCTGCACGGCAAGACCCTGGGTATTCTCGGTTTGGGCAGCATCGGCCAGCGGGTCGCGCAATTCGGTCAGGTGTTCGGCATGCGGGTGATTGCCTGGAGCGAAAACCTCACGGCCGAACGCGCTGAACAGGCTGGCGTGACTTACGTCAGCAAGCAGCAATTATTCGAACAGGCTGACGTGCTGTCGGTGCATCTGGTGCTCAGCGAGCGCAGTCGCAATCTGGTCGATGCCCAGGCGCTGGACTGGATGAAACCGACCGCGCTGCTGGTCAACACCGCCCGCGGGCCGATCGTCGATGAAGCGGCGCTGATCAAGGCGTTGCAGAAACGGCGCATTGCCGGGGTGGCGCTGGATGTTTTCGAGCAGGAGCCTTTGCCGGCTCTGCACCCGTTTCGCACGCTGGACAATGTTCTCGCCACGCCGCATGTGGGTTATGTCAGTCGGCAGAACTATGAACAGTTTTTCCGGCAGATGATCGAGGATATTCAGGCTTGGGCGGCCGGGGAGCCGATGCGTCTATTGAATTGA
- a CDS encoding YqaA family protein encodes MGAAYFGLFFAAFGAATLLPLQSEALLVGLIVSERYWLWGLLAVATLGNVLGSLVNWWLGHGIERFQGRRWFPVSPGHMAKARKHYERYGHWSLLLSWLPVIGDPLTLIAGVMREPLGRFLLIVTLAKGARYGVLALLTLGWLG; translated from the coding sequence ATGGGCGCGGCTTACTTCGGCCTGTTCTTTGCTGCGTTTGGCGCGGCGACATTGTTGCCACTGCAATCCGAGGCGCTGCTGGTCGGGCTGATCGTCAGCGAGCGTTACTGGTTGTGGGGCCTGCTTGCGGTGGCAACACTGGGCAACGTGCTCGGCTCGCTGGTCAACTGGTGGCTGGGCCATGGCATCGAACGGTTTCAGGGTCGACGCTGGTTTCCGGTCAGTCCTGGGCACATGGCCAAGGCGCGCAAGCACTACGAGCGCTATGGGCACTGGTCGCTGCTGCTCAGCTGGCTGCCGGTAATCGGCGATCCGCTGACCCTGATTGCCGGCGTCATGCGTGAGCCCCTCGGGCGGTTCCTGCTGATCGTGACGCTGGCCAAAGGCGCGCGCTATGGCGTGCTGGCCTTGCTGACGCTGGGCTGGCTCGGTTGA
- a CDS encoding phenylacetate--CoA ligase family protein — MKKNQPINQLLSFARQHSPYYKQCLADVPEAIDQLHELPLLDPASFWTGSEDLDHWPVLTGPLESALVFKTGGSTGSGRLSVYDRAEWQRTVEDFGRSVSKQLKPGDRIANLFFAGDLYASFLFIHDALAHVTTGITEFPFTGEVDSPLLADAITQHRINVLAGVPAQLLTFASWLKQSDRTLAAVDTVLYGGESLFASQRQLLEQVMPNARIASIGYASVDGGFIGASHPDCAEGEHRTPDGHVLLEIIDEHTGATIEAFDQPGLLVLTNLHRRLMPLIRYPVGDLACWREPAGAAQRKFALKGRSGNSQRVRVGIVSLMAEEISKSVRLVTGSDDWQLLIEQVDCTDVLTLKCVVNERATCAHQTLEARLVELYPQIRQLQAAQLLELRIQSCRFEDLARHPRAGKRLRVVDLRRYDQHDREVPDGIVDSAQLP, encoded by the coding sequence GTGAAAAAAAACCAGCCCATCAACCAGTTGCTGAGCTTCGCCCGTCAGCATTCGCCTTACTACAAGCAATGCCTCGCCGATGTTCCCGAGGCGATAGACCAACTGCATGAACTGCCGCTGCTCGATCCTGCCAGCTTTTGGACTGGCAGCGAGGACCTCGATCACTGGCCGGTCCTGACTGGCCCGTTGGAGTCAGCCTTGGTCTTCAAGACCGGCGGATCAACCGGCAGCGGCAGACTTTCTGTCTATGACCGAGCTGAATGGCAGCGCACGGTCGAGGATTTCGGCCGCAGCGTCAGTAAGCAATTGAAGCCGGGCGATCGGATAGCCAACCTGTTCTTCGCCGGTGACCTGTATGCCAGCTTCCTGTTCATTCACGATGCACTGGCTCACGTGACAACGGGTATTACCGAGTTTCCGTTTACCGGTGAAGTCGACTCGCCGCTGCTGGCCGATGCCATCACCCAGCACCGGATCAATGTTCTGGCTGGCGTACCTGCGCAGTTATTGACTTTCGCCAGTTGGCTAAAGCAAAGCGACCGCACGTTGGCCGCGGTCGATACGGTGCTGTATGGCGGCGAAAGCCTGTTCGCCTCACAACGCCAGCTCCTTGAACAGGTAATGCCCAACGCTCGGATCGCCTCCATCGGCTACGCCAGCGTTGACGGCGGGTTCATCGGCGCCAGTCATCCTGACTGCGCCGAGGGAGAACATCGCACGCCTGACGGACACGTTCTGCTGGAAATAATCGACGAGCACACTGGAGCAACGATCGAGGCTTTTGATCAACCCGGCCTGTTGGTACTGACCAACCTCCATCGCCGCTTGATGCCGCTGATTCGCTATCCCGTGGGCGACCTGGCGTGCTGGCGGGAACCGGCGGGAGCTGCGCAACGCAAATTCGCCTTGAAGGGGCGCAGCGGTAACAGCCAGCGTGTGCGGGTCGGGATTGTGTCGCTGATGGCGGAAGAAATCAGCAAGAGCGTACGGCTGGTCACTGGCAGCGACGACTGGCAATTGTTGATTGAGCAGGTCGACTGCACGGATGTGTTGACGTTGAAATGCGTTGTGAACGAACGAGCGACTTGTGCCCACCAGACACTTGAGGCCCGATTGGTCGAGCTGTATCCGCAGATACGGCAATTGCAGGCTGCGCAATTACTGGAACTACGCATTCAGAGCTGCAGATTCGAGGATCTTGCGCGTCACCCTCGCGCAGGCAAACGCCTGCGGGTGGTCGATCTGCGTCGCTATGACCAACATGACAGGGAGGTGCCTGATGGAATCGTTGATTCTGCGCAATTACCGTGA
- the glgA gene encoding glycogen synthase GlgA: MISAALDIQGERAHQSLGESSTISIPGSRQINVPGTKTLAPVASQNPNKKKVLFVTSEIADLVKTGGLGDVSAALPRAMAHLHDVRVLIPGYPQVMHSENPIHIIGELGGHAALPPCKIGRMDMPDGLVIYVLICPELYEREGGPYGANNGRDWPDNHIRFARLGLAAADIAANLAQIHWRPDLVHAHDWPAGLAPAYMHWRGQRTPTLFTIHNLAYQGVTSLGSCPELGIPTHALQQEGMEFYGKMSFLKAGMAYSSHITTVSATYAQEITTPDFGCGLDGFLAAKTQQGLLSGIPNGIDESWDSATDPHLFAPFAIGDWEGKAVNAAHVRELFGLHDSTGPLFAVVSRLVYQKGLDLTEAVSEFIVQNGGQIAIIGRGEPEEEQAMRELALRFPGQVGVRIGFNETDARRMFAGSDFLLMPSRYEPCGLSQMYAQRFGSLPVARNTGGLADTIENGVTGFLFDESTVDSYKEALSRAFKVFAFPELLNAMRCRAMAAPFNWSKAVEPYAELYEQLVAKALGKASHK; encoded by the coding sequence ATGATCAGTGCGGCATTGGATATTCAGGGAGAGCGTGCTCACCAGTCGCTTGGAGAATCGAGCACCATCAGTATTCCCGGCAGCCGACAGATCAACGTACCCGGCACCAAGACGCTTGCTCCGGTAGCAAGCCAGAATCCCAACAAGAAAAAAGTGTTGTTCGTGACCTCGGAAATCGCCGATCTGGTCAAGACCGGTGGTCTGGGTGACGTCTCCGCTGCCCTGCCCCGGGCCATGGCCCATCTGCATGATGTGCGCGTGCTGATCCCCGGTTATCCGCAAGTGATGCATAGCGAAAACCCGATTCACATCATCGGCGAGCTGGGTGGCCACGCCGCGCTGCCACCTTGCAAGATCGGGCGCATGGACATGCCCGATGGCCTGGTGATCTACGTGTTGATCTGCCCTGAACTCTATGAGCGTGAAGGTGGCCCATACGGCGCCAACAACGGCCGCGACTGGCCGGACAACCATATCCGCTTCGCCCGTCTCGGCCTGGCCGCTGCCGACATCGCCGCCAACCTTGCGCAGATCCACTGGCGCCCGGATCTGGTGCACGCCCACGACTGGCCGGCTGGCCTCGCACCCGCTTACATGCACTGGCGCGGGCAGCGCACACCGACCCTGTTCACCATTCACAACCTTGCCTACCAGGGCGTGACCAGCCTCGGTTCCTGCCCCGAACTGGGGATTCCCACCCACGCGCTGCAACAGGAAGGCATGGAGTTCTACGGCAAGATGTCGTTCCTCAAGGCCGGCATGGCCTATTCGAGCCACATCACTACCGTCAGCGCCACTTATGCGCAGGAAATCACCACCCCGGACTTCGGCTGTGGCCTCGACGGCTTCCTCGCAGCCAAGACTCAGCAAGGTCTGCTCAGCGGCATCCCGAACGGCATCGATGAAAGCTGGGATTCGGCGACTGATCCGCACCTGTTTGCACCGTTCGCCATCGGCGATTGGGAAGGCAAAGCGGTCAATGCCGCGCATGTCCGTGAGCTGTTTGGCTTGCATGATTCCACCGGCCCGCTGTTCGCTGTGGTCTCGCGACTGGTGTATCAGAAAGGTCTCGACCTCACCGAAGCAGTGTCCGAATTCATCGTGCAGAACGGTGGCCAGATCGCAATCATCGGTCGCGGCGAGCCGGAAGAAGAGCAAGCCATGCGTGAACTGGCCCTGCGTTTCCCTGGCCAGGTCGGTGTGCGCATCGGCTTCAACGAAACCGATGCCCGGCGCATGTTTGCCGGTAGCGACTTCCTGCTGATGCCATCGCGTTACGAGCCATGCGGGCTGAGCCAGATGTACGCCCAGCGTTTCGGCTCGTTGCCGGTCGCACGCAATACCGGCGGTCTGGCGGACACCATCGAAAACGGCGTCACCGGTTTCCTCTTCGATGAATCCACCGTTGATAGCTATAAAGAAGCCCTGAGCCGCGCGTTCAAGGTCTTCGCCTTCCCGGAACTGCTCAATGCCATGCGTTGCCGGGCCATGGCCGCACCGTTCAACTGGAGCAAAGCGGTTGAACCGTACGCCGAACTTTACGAACAACTGGTCGCCAAGGCGTTGGGTAAAGCCAGCCACAAATAA
- a CDS encoding DUF411 domain-containing protein — MRTQLRLLALSTLFLSSLAQAAELIPIEVHRDANCGCCKKWISHLEANGFKVEDHVESDMSSFKQQHGVPPRLASCHTAIIDGKFVEGHVPADQVLALSKRDDLLGVAAPGMPMGSPGMEMDGMSDAYQVIGLKKDGADVVVADYPAR; from the coding sequence ATGCGAACCCAACTGCGTCTGCTCGCCCTGAGCACCCTGTTCCTCTCCTCCCTGGCGCAAGCCGCCGAACTGATCCCGATCGAAGTGCACCGCGATGCCAATTGCGGTTGCTGCAAAAAATGGATCAGCCATCTCGAAGCCAATGGCTTCAAAGTTGAAGACCACGTCGAAAGCGACATGAGCAGCTTTAAACAGCAGCACGGCGTACCACCGCGCCTCGCGTCCTGTCACACGGCGATCATCGATGGCAAATTCGTCGAGGGTCATGTGCCGGCGGATCAGGTGCTGGCTCTGAGCAAGCGCGACGATCTGCTTGGCGTGGCCGCACCGGGCATGCCGATGGGGTCGCCGGGCATGGAAATGGATGGCATGAGCGACGCGTATCAGGTCATCGGCCTGAAAAAGGACGGCGCTGACGTGGTGGTGGCGGACTACCCGGCCCGTTGA
- the treZ gene encoding malto-oligosyltrehalose trehalohydrolase: MPSRTQETWPHGAIMLDAEHTQFALWAPDAFYVSVELEEDGKSLPMLPQGDGWFVIEANCPAGSRYRYCIDGELEVPDPASRAQDGDLDRHSVVVDPHAYQWRHTAWNGRPWSEAVIYEVHVGALGGFAEVEQHLARLVALGVTAIELMPLAQFPGDRNWGYDGVLPYAPQASYGTPEQLKHLIDTAHGLGVAVILDVVYNHFGPDGNYLHRYAKGFFREDKHTPWGAAIDFRRPEVREFFIENALMWLLEYRFDGLRLDAVHAIEDPDFLSDLARRIRQQIDSTRHVWLTVENELNQSSLLETDYDAQWNDDGHNALHVLLTGETDAYYADYAAQPTEQLVRCLSQGFVFQGHITRHGEPRGEPSEHLPSTAFVLFLQNHDQIGNRAFGERLHQLADPRAVQAATVLLLLSPMIPLIFMGDEFAAEQPFLFFTSHHGELAELVREGRRNEFAAFSAFTDPHKREQIPDPNAEETFRASQPRLLGSGTSLQQQTQELYRQLLKLRHQYIIPHLSGTQALGAQMLGYGAVSARWRLGDGSELRIDLNLSDTPVVNPAQTDTEWLFQQPAAIELSDPNQLPAYTALVSLTAAPLLHPLDGERL, encoded by the coding sequence ATGCCGTCAAGGACCCAAGAAACCTGGCCCCACGGCGCGATCATGCTGGATGCCGAGCACACGCAATTTGCGTTGTGGGCGCCTGACGCGTTCTACGTCAGTGTGGAACTGGAAGAAGATGGAAAATCGCTGCCGATGCTGCCCCAGGGCGACGGTTGGTTTGTGATCGAGGCCAACTGCCCGGCGGGCAGTCGCTACCGCTACTGCATAGATGGCGAACTGGAGGTGCCGGACCCGGCCTCCAGGGCGCAGGATGGTGACCTCGACCGCCACAGCGTGGTGGTCGACCCGCACGCCTATCAATGGCGGCATACGGCATGGAATGGTCGGCCGTGGAGCGAAGCGGTGATTTACGAGGTGCACGTCGGTGCGCTCGGTGGTTTTGCCGAAGTCGAACAGCATCTGGCGCGGCTGGTGGCGCTGGGCGTTACCGCGATCGAACTGATGCCGCTGGCGCAATTTCCCGGTGATCGCAACTGGGGCTACGACGGGGTGCTGCCCTATGCGCCCCAAGCCTCTTACGGCACACCCGAACAACTCAAACACCTGATCGACACCGCCCACGGTCTTGGCGTGGCGGTGATTCTCGACGTGGTCTACAACCACTTCGGTCCCGATGGCAACTACCTGCATCGTTACGCCAAGGGTTTTTTCCGCGAGGACAAGCACACGCCCTGGGGCGCAGCGATTGACTTCCGCCGTCCGGAAGTACGCGAGTTTTTTATTGAAAACGCACTGATGTGGCTGCTCGAATACCGTTTCGACGGCCTGCGCCTGGATGCGGTGCATGCGATTGAAGACCCGGATTTCCTCAGCGATCTGGCCCGGCGCATTCGCCAGCAGATCGACTCGACCCGCCACGTCTGGCTGACCGTCGAGAACGAACTGAACCAGTCGAGCCTGCTGGAAACCGACTACGACGCGCAATGGAACGATGACGGTCATAACGCCCTGCACGTGCTGCTGACCGGCGAAACCGACGCCTATTACGCCGACTATGCCGCGCAACCCACTGAGCAATTGGTGCGCTGCCTGAGTCAGGGCTTCGTGTTCCAGGGCCACATCACGCGTCATGGCGAACCCCGTGGAGAGCCGAGCGAACATCTGCCCTCCACTGCTTTCGTGCTGTTTTTGCAGAACCATGACCAGATCGGCAACCGCGCGTTTGGCGAGCGCCTGCATCAGCTCGCCGACCCACGCGCGGTGCAAGCGGCGACGGTGTTGCTGCTACTGTCGCCAATGATTCCGCTGATCTTCATGGGTGACGAATTTGCCGCCGAACAACCGTTCCTGTTTTTCACCAGCCACCACGGTGAACTGGCGGAACTGGTGCGTGAAGGCCGGCGCAACGAATTCGCCGCATTCAGTGCCTTTACCGATCCGCACAAGCGCGAGCAGATACCCGATCCGAATGCCGAAGAAACCTTCCGCGCTTCCCAGCCGCGACTGCTCGGCAGTGGCACGTCGTTACAGCAGCAGACTCAAGAGCTCTACCGGCAACTGCTGAAGTTGCGTCACCAGTACATCATTCCCCACCTCTCCGGAACCCAGGCACTGGGCGCGCAGATGCTCGGCTATGGCGCAGTCAGCGCACGCTGGCGACTGGGCGATGGCAGTGAGCTGCGAATTGACCTGAACCTCAGTGATACGCCAGTGGTCAACCCTGCACAGACCGATACCGAGTGGCTGTTTCAACAGCCAGCCGCCATCGAACTGTCGGACCCGAACCAACTGCCGGCGTACACCGCGCTCGTCAGCCTCACGGCCGCACCCCTTTTGCACCCCCTGGATGGAGAGCGCCTATGA
- a CDS encoding alpha/beta fold hydrolase — protein sequence MSVTLSRWLPGLVLSAALPLMAHAATETAPAEGPAYGPELQGFQYPYTLKHFAFESQGQQLQMGYMDIAANGKANGRTVVLMHGKNFCAATWDSSIKALSDAGYRVIAPDQIGFCTSSKPEHYQYSFQQLATNTQQLLKALGIQKATVLGHSTGGMLATRYALLFPEQVDQLAMVNPIGLEDWKALGVPYRTVDQWYQRELKVTAKGIRDYERTTYYDGRWKPEFDRWVDMLAGLSKGPGKTQVAWNSALIYDMIFTQPVYYEFKDLKMPTLLLIGTSDTTAIGKDLAPPEVKARIGHYEVLGKQVSKLIPQSTLIEFPGMGHAPQMEEPEKFHQALLGWLGKTPSVP from the coding sequence ATGTCCGTCACGCTTTCCCGCTGGCTGCCCGGCCTCGTCCTCAGCGCTGCCCTGCCGTTAATGGCGCACGCAGCCACTGAAACCGCTCCCGCCGAAGGGCCGGCCTATGGCCCGGAACTGCAAGGTTTCCAATATCCCTACACGCTTAAACACTTCGCCTTCGAATCCCAGGGCCAGCAACTGCAAATGGGCTACATGGACATCGCCGCCAATGGCAAGGCCAACGGTCGCACCGTGGTACTGATGCACGGCAAGAATTTCTGCGCGGCAACCTGGGACAGTTCGATCAAGGCGCTGAGCGACGCGGGCTACCGAGTGATTGCGCCGGATCAGATCGGTTTCTGCACCTCAAGCAAGCCTGAGCACTATCAGTACAGCTTCCAGCAACTCGCCACCAACACCCAGCAGTTGCTGAAGGCGCTGGGCATTCAGAAAGCCACAGTGCTCGGCCACTCCACCGGCGGCATGCTCGCCACCCGTTATGCGCTGCTGTTCCCCGAGCAGGTCGATCAACTGGCGATGGTCAACCCGATCGGCCTGGAAGACTGGAAAGCCCTCGGCGTACCGTATCGCACCGTCGATCAGTGGTACCAGCGCGAGTTGAAGGTGACGGCCAAGGGCATTCGCGACTATGAGCGCACCACCTATTACGACGGCCGCTGGAAGCCCGAATTCGATCGCTGGGTCGACATGCTTGCCGGCCTGAGCAAAGGCCCGGGCAAGACCCAGGTCGCGTGGAACTCGGCGCTGATCTACGACATGATCTTCACCCAGCCGGTGTACTACGAGTTCAAGGACCTGAAGATGCCGACCCTGTTGCTGATCGGCACGTCCGATACCACCGCAATCGGCAAGGACCTCGCGCCGCCGGAAGTGAAAGCCAGAATCGGTCACTACGAGGTGCTCGGCAAACAGGTCTCCAAGCTGATTCCACAGTCGACGTTGATTGAATTCCCGGGCATGGGCCATGCGCCGCAAATGGAAGAACCGGAAAAATTCCATCAGGCGCTGCTCGGTTGGCTGGGCAAGACTCCTTCCGTTCCTTGA
- a CDS encoding GNAT family N-acetyltransferase codes for MESLILRNYRDTDATAVSALFRDVYGDHYVQTDVYLPCLISQNHADKRWHSLVAVEGERIRGHATLYRQTESSHDAELALSAVHPDTRGQNIATRLGEQLLTHAQALGCRSVSIKQVTHHPYTQRMAIHLGFHNTGLLPDYVRSPFGCKKPESIVLGVRAIDGYQRPLPEQVWPASCRPFMERLTTVFGSGASVPRWRGASVQVEQHGHRHEMLLEKLDPELLNQLRTLPGHWLISIRLQLSRHLAVDLHSLNAIGFAFTGLAPAQDNRGGWLALFHRGYSARKLALHCPHIRSLHDQIQRQIAGRDLTPV; via the coding sequence ATGGAATCGTTGATTCTGCGCAATTACCGTGACACCGACGCCACTGCCGTCAGCGCACTCTTTCGCGACGTTTACGGCGATCATTACGTGCAAACCGACGTCTATCTGCCCTGTCTGATCAGCCAGAACCACGCGGACAAACGCTGGCATTCCCTGGTTGCGGTCGAGGGGGAACGCATTCGGGGCCACGCTACCTTGTACCGGCAAACGGAGAGCTCGCACGATGCCGAACTGGCTCTGAGCGCCGTGCATCCCGATACCCGCGGGCAAAACATCGCCACGCGCCTGGGCGAGCAACTGCTGACTCATGCACAGGCGTTGGGCTGTCGCAGCGTTTCGATCAAACAGGTCACCCATCACCCTTACACCCAACGCATGGCCATCCACCTGGGTTTCCATAACACCGGACTGCTGCCGGACTATGTCCGCTCACCTTTCGGATGCAAAAAGCCCGAGTCGATCGTCTTGGGCGTTCGCGCCATCGATGGTTATCAACGGCCCTTGCCCGAGCAGGTATGGCCAGCCAGTTGCCGGCCCTTCATGGAGCGACTGACGACAGTCTTCGGCAGCGGGGCCAGCGTGCCGCGCTGGCGCGGCGCCTCGGTTCAGGTTGAACAACATGGCCATCGCCATGAAATGTTGCTGGAAAAACTCGACCCTGAACTGCTCAACCAGTTGAGAACGCTACCCGGGCATTGGCTGATTTCGATCCGTCTGCAGTTGTCCCGACACCTCGCCGTGGATCTGCACAGCCTGAACGCCATCGGTTTTGCCTTCACTGGTCTTGCGCCCGCGCAGGACAATCGGGGTGGATGGCTGGCGTTGTTTCATCGCGGCTACAGCGCGCGCAAATTGGCGTTGCATTGCCCGCACATCCGCAGCTTGCATGATCAGATCCAACGGCAAATCGCAGGGCGGGATTTGACGCCAGTGTGA